Genomic window (Pseudomonas sp. L5B5):
GTGGTGATCGCGCCGGCTGCCACGGCCAGCAGGTTGCCGGGCCAGCCGGGTCGTGTCGAGCGCTGCAAGAGGCGTTTCATCAGCTCTTTCCTGTTCTGCACCGGGCGGGTGCGAGGAGATTGTTCGGATTGATTCAGGGGGGCGTCGTCGACTCACGCAGCGTTGTACCACCAGCCCGCCCGCAGGCCCGGCACCTGGGTCGGTGGGTCGACTGCCAGGCATGTACCGGGGGCGGGTTGGTGATGCCCGGTCCTCAGCGAGAGACGGGAGTCAAGCGCAGCAGATGGATCCGCCGGCTGTCGGCATTGAGCACGCGGAAGCGATAGGCGCCGATTTCAGTGATTTCGTTGCGTTTTGGCAAGTGGCCAAAGGCGCTCATCACCAGGCCGCCCACGGTGTCGAACTCGTCATCGGAGAAAGCGCTGTCGAAAAACTCGTTGAAGTTCTCGATCGGCGTCAGGGCCTTGATCAGGAAGTCGCCGCTGGGTAGCGGCTTGATGTAGCTGTCTTCCTCGACGTCGTGCTCGTCCTCGATGTCGCCGACGATTTGCTCCAGCACATCCTCGATGGTCACCAGGCCCGCCACGCCGCCGTACTCGTCAATGACGATGGCCATGTGGTTGTGGTTGGCGCGAAACTCGCGCAGCAGCACATTCAGGCGCTTGGATTCCGGTACGAAGGTGGCCGGCCGCAGCAGGTCCTTGACGTTGAAGCTGTCGCCGTTCTCCTTGAGGATCAGGGGCAGCAGGTCCTTGGCCAGGAGGACGCCCATCACGTCGTCGTGGCTTTCGCCGATCACCGGGTAGCGCGAGTGCGCAGAGTCGATGACCGCGGGCAGGAACTCCCGAGGGGTCTGGGTCGCCTTGATGCTGATCATCTGCGAGCGCGGAACCATGATGTCCCGGACTTGCAGGTCAGCCACCTGGATGGCGCCTTCGACGATGGCCAGCGCTTCGCTGTCCAGCAATTTGTTCTGATGGGCTTCGCGCAGCAGCTCCAGCAGCTCCTGGCGGTTTTTCGGCTCATGGGCAAAAGCCTGGGTCAGTTTGCCCAGCCATGACTTTTGCCCGTTGCTCGATCGATCTTCGCTCATAGCGATTGCTCTGAATCCTTAGGTTGTTACAGGGGTTTGTTGATCAGTTTTCGTCGTCTGCATAAGGGTCGGGATGACCCAGTTCTGCAAGCAACGTTCGTTCCAGTGCTTCCATTTCCTCGGCTTCGTCGTCATCTATATGGTCGTAGCCCAACAGATGCAAGCAGCCGTGGATCACCAGATGGGCCCAGTGGGCCTCAAGTTCCTTGCCTTGTTCGGCGGCCTCGCGCTCGACCACCGGAATGCAGATCACCAGATCCCCCAGCAGGGGGATATCCAGCAGTTCATCCGGTACGTCGGCAGGAAATGACAACACATTGGTTGCGTAATCCTTGTGACGCCAGGTGTGATTCAGCTCGCGGCCTTCGTCTTCGTCCACCAGGCGGATGGTCAGTTCCGAATCGGCAGTGCGCTGGCGCAGGGCCAGCTCGCACCATTGGCGGAACTGTTCATCGCTGGGGGCCGGCTGTTGGCTGGCGCGTTGCAGGTCAAGCTCAAGCATCGCGGCGGTTGCCCCTGTCGGCGGCAGCCTTGGCGGCCTCGTCGTCGGCTTGCAGCTCGAAGCGCTCATAGGCTTCGACGATGCGCTGCACCAGCGGATGGCGCACCACGTCCTTGGGCATGAAGTGAGTGAAGCTGATGCCGGGCACATCCTTGAGCACGTTGATCACCTGGGCCAGGCCCGACTTGGTGCCCTTGGGCAGGTCGACCTGGGTGATGTCGCCGGTGATCACTGCGGTGGAGCCAAAACCGATCCGGGTGAGGAACATCTTCATCTGTTCCACGGTGGTGTTCTGGCTTTCATCGAGGATGATGAAGCTGTTGTTCAGGGTCCGGCCGCGCATGTAGGCCAGGGGCGCGATCTCGATGACCTGGCGCTCGATCAGCTTGGCCACCTGTTCGAAGCCGAGCATTTCATACAGCGCGTCATACAGCGGACGCAGGTACGGGTCGATTTTTTGCGCCAGGTCGCCAGGCAGGAAGCCCAGTTTTTCGCCCGCTTCCACCGCTGGGCGCACCAGCAGGATGCGGCGCACTTGCTCGCGTTCCAGGGCATCCACGGCGCAGGCCACGGCCAGGTAGGTCTTGCCGGTGCCGGCCGGGCCAATGCCGAAGTTGATGTCGTTGCCGAGGATCTCCTTGACGTAGCGCTG
Coding sequences:
- the ybeY gene encoding rRNA maturation RNase YbeY, which produces MLELDLQRASQQPAPSDEQFRQWCELALRQRTADSELTIRLVDEDEGRELNHTWRHKDYATNVLSFPADVPDELLDIPLLGDLVICIPVVEREAAEQGKELEAHWAHLVIHGCLHLLGYDHIDDDEAEEMEALERTLLAELGHPDPYADDEN
- a CDS encoding HlyC/CorC family transporter, which codes for MSEDRSSNGQKSWLGKLTQAFAHEPKNRQELLELLREAHQNKLLDSEALAIVEGAIQVADLQVRDIMVPRSQMISIKATQTPREFLPAVIDSAHSRYPVIGESHDDVMGVLLAKDLLPLILKENGDSFNVKDLLRPATFVPESKRLNVLLREFRANHNHMAIVIDEYGGVAGLVTIEDVLEQIVGDIEDEHDVEEDSYIKPLPSGDFLIKALTPIENFNEFFDSAFSDDEFDTVGGLVMSAFGHLPKRNEITEIGAYRFRVLNADSRRIHLLRLTPVSR
- a CDS encoding PhoH family protein; the protein is MNAPIEPHRFILEPFEARRFANLCGQFDEHLRLIEQRLTIEIRNRGNQFELIGEPKHTTSAEHLLRRLYRETKGTELSPDLVHLFLQESAVEELDNPSVADAAVALRTKKGMIRPRGLNQQRYVKEILGNDINFGIGPAGTGKTYLAVACAVDALEREQVRRILLVRPAVEAGEKLGFLPGDLAQKIDPYLRPLYDALYEMLGFEQVAKLIERQVIEIAPLAYMRGRTLNNSFIILDESQNTTVEQMKMFLTRIGFGSTAVITGDITQVDLPKGTKSGLAQVINVLKDVPGISFTHFMPKDVVRHPLVQRIVEAYERFELQADDEAAKAAADRGNRRDA